From a single Pyxidicoccus xibeiensis genomic region:
- a CDS encoding MgtC/SapB family protein, which yields MVEGLGSGELLVRLLVAGGAGIILGLPYRERPGGIRTHYLVTLGAALFCTTGANLVGRDVETLRIIQGVASGIGFVGAASVLKKGSAIFGLTTAASIWIAAAVGCEAALGSPVLAAMVAPSVAITSSLVGLLERRVFHRRRRMRKPREHRGEHEEAGT from the coding sequence ATGGTGGAAGGACTCGGGAGTGGTGAGCTGCTGGTGCGGCTGCTCGTGGCGGGAGGCGCTGGCATCATCCTGGGCCTGCCGTACCGCGAGCGGCCGGGCGGCATCCGGACCCACTACCTGGTGACGCTTGGCGCCGCGCTCTTCTGCACCACCGGGGCGAACCTGGTGGGAAGGGATGTCGAGACGCTCCGCATCATCCAGGGCGTCGCGTCTGGCATCGGGTTCGTCGGTGCGGCAAGCGTCCTCAAGAAGGGGAGCGCCATCTTCGGACTCACGACGGCCGCCTCCATCTGGATTGCCGCGGCCGTGGGATGCGAGGCTGCGCTGGGCAGCCCGGTGCTTGCCGCCATGGTGGCTCCCTCCGTCGCCATCACGAGCTCGCTGGTGGGCCTGCTGGAGCGCAGGGTCTTCCACCGCAGAAGACGCATGCGCAAGCCGCGGGAGCATCGCGGCGAGCACGAGGAGGCTGGTACGTGA
- a CDS encoding HAD family hydrolase, whose amino-acid sequence MSRFPRCPGRHAPFLALMLALGLVFPAAAWAQVAKPAPLPSWNDGPVKQAIIDFVSRVTAEGGPDFLPVEQRIAVFDNDGTLWQEKPAVQGAFLADRVRALAEKDPSLRQRQPYKAALERDVDALMEGGEKAVMELFAATHANMTQEQFQAEVRQFLRTARHPKLGRPYTQLAYQPMLELLQYLRDNDFQTWISSGGGLDFMRVFSEELYGIPPEQVIGSSLETKYEKRGGKSVLWREPRPRHLNDKEGKPVGNDLHIGRPPVFVAGNVRSGGDIAMLDASRLRRGPSFQLLINHDDAAREFAYQEKDGASLRAAREGGWHVVSMRDDWKTVFAGPP is encoded by the coding sequence ATGTCCCGATTCCCGCGCTGTCCGGGCCGTCACGCCCCCTTCCTCGCGCTCATGCTCGCCCTCGGGCTGGTCTTCCCGGCCGCCGCCTGGGCACAGGTCGCGAAGCCCGCCCCCCTTCCGTCATGGAACGACGGCCCGGTGAAGCAGGCCATCATCGACTTCGTCTCCCGAGTGACGGCGGAGGGCGGCCCGGACTTCCTCCCGGTGGAGCAGCGCATCGCCGTCTTCGACAACGACGGCACGCTGTGGCAGGAGAAGCCCGCCGTCCAGGGCGCCTTCCTGGCCGACCGGGTCCGGGCACTTGCGGAGAAGGACCCGTCGCTCCGGCAGCGGCAGCCCTACAAGGCCGCGCTGGAGCGGGACGTGGACGCCTTGATGGAGGGGGGCGAGAAGGCGGTGATGGAGCTGTTCGCGGCCACCCACGCGAACATGACGCAGGAGCAGTTCCAGGCGGAGGTGCGGCAGTTCCTGCGGACCGCGCGCCACCCGAAGCTCGGCAGGCCCTACACGCAGCTCGCCTACCAGCCCATGCTCGAGCTGCTCCAGTACCTGCGCGACAATGACTTCCAGACGTGGATCAGCTCGGGCGGGGGCCTCGACTTCATGCGCGTCTTCTCCGAGGAGCTGTATGGGATTCCTCCGGAGCAGGTCATCGGCAGCAGCCTGGAGACGAAGTACGAGAAGCGCGGCGGCAAGAGCGTGCTCTGGCGCGAGCCCCGCCCGCGCCACCTCAACGACAAGGAGGGCAAGCCGGTGGGCAATGACCTGCACATCGGCAGGCCCCCGGTGTTCGTCGCGGGCAATGTCCGCAGCGGCGGAGACATCGCCATGCTGGACGCCTCGCGGCTGCGGCGCGGGCCCTCGTTCCAACTGCTCATCAACCACGACGACGCGGCGAGGGAGTTCGCCTACCAGGAGAAGGACGGGGCCTCCCTGCGCGCGGCGAGGGAGGGCGGCTGGCACGTCGTCAGCATGCGCGACGACTGGAAGACAGTCTTCGCCGGGCCTCCCTGA
- a CDS encoding threonine/serine exporter family protein, producing MRETAAPSPPSEEDQAVAFLLDLVRALHLAYLPANRVESLVRGAARGLGLSVELFTLQSFAATEVSWGARRRVDIERLPFNPHWNLHRTSGLLLLTRAVTAGQLTLTEARAELDRVVRQPSAYPHWLVFLAYGVYGAVVAARVGGAWWEMTAAVLIGVVAGVIHYGTLRSMRIDLQKSFLAAFLGTLMVCGLSLLLPSFDLARALFGGATLLIPAMVVTLGADELVSESVEAGMTRLTYGLLRFLLVGVGITAGARLWTLFLPLPAHLQARPLPEPVVLALVALGGVALTVCMGGRRRELPWIVGAVLLAFGSQELTKLLFGGRGSPLLASFVLGVAGLLYARLPGKTATTIIMPGLLQLAPGFLGTQAVLALLQPETPASKGSFFEVLLVAAQLVMGLVFASTLAQPRGRALTQKAPA from the coding sequence ATGCGTGAGACAGCCGCTCCCTCGCCCCCATCCGAGGAGGACCAGGCCGTGGCCTTCCTGCTCGACCTCGTGCGGGCGCTCCACCTCGCCTATCTGCCCGCCAACAGGGTGGAGTCCCTGGTGCGGGGCGCCGCGCGGGGCCTGGGGCTGAGCGTGGAGCTCTTCACGCTCCAGAGCTTCGCGGCGACGGAGGTCTCCTGGGGGGCGCGGCGGCGGGTGGACATCGAGCGCCTGCCCTTCAACCCCCACTGGAACCTCCACCGGACTTCGGGCCTGCTGCTGCTCACCCGCGCCGTGACGGCGGGACAGCTCACCCTCACCGAGGCGCGGGCCGAGCTGGACCGGGTCGTCCGCCAGCCCTCGGCGTACCCGCACTGGCTGGTGTTCCTCGCCTATGGCGTGTACGGCGCCGTGGTCGCCGCCCGCGTGGGGGGCGCGTGGTGGGAGATGACCGCGGCGGTCCTCATCGGCGTCGTGGCGGGCGTCATCCACTACGGCACGCTCAGGTCGATGCGCATCGACCTGCAGAAGAGCTTCCTCGCCGCCTTCCTCGGGACGCTGATGGTCTGTGGCCTGTCCCTGCTGCTGCCGTCCTTCGACCTGGCGCGGGCCCTGTTCGGTGGAGCGACGCTGCTCATCCCCGCCATGGTGGTGACCCTGGGCGCCGACGAGCTGGTCAGCGAGTCGGTGGAGGCGGGCATGACGCGCCTCACCTACGGGCTGCTGCGCTTCCTGCTGGTGGGCGTGGGCATCACCGCGGGGGCCCGGCTGTGGACGCTCTTCCTCCCGCTCCCCGCCCACCTCCAGGCCCGCCCGCTTCCAGAGCCCGTGGTGCTGGCCCTCGTCGCGCTGGGAGGCGTCGCGCTGACGGTCTGCATGGGAGGCCGGAGGCGCGAGCTGCCGTGGATTGTCGGCGCGGTGCTGCTGGCCTTCGGGAGTCAGGAGCTGACGAAGCTCCTCTTCGGGGGACGCGGCAGCCCGCTCCTGGCGTCCTTCGTGCTGGGCGTCGCCGGCCTCCTGTATGCCCGGCTCCCCGGGAAGACGGCGACGACCATCATCATGCCCGGGCTGCTCCAGCTCGCGCCGGGCTTCCTCGGCACCCAGGCCGTCCTGGCACTGCTCCAGCCGGAGACGCCCGCCTCCAAAGGCAGCTTCTTCGAAGTGCTCCTGGTGGCGGCGCAGCTCGTCATGGGGCTGGTGTTCGCCTCCACCCTCGCTCAGCCCCGGGGCCGGGCGCTCACGCAGAAGGCGCCGGCCTGA
- a CDS encoding bile acid:sodium symporter, which translates to MLRSIIVLVLSNIIVLFMFSAGLAARPRELRQVLRRPALYGRALAVVLVAVPLVAYALVRLLRLPPEAAGAIALTAICPGAPLVVRQAKALNASVPTALNLLLLLVLCTLVTVPLWVSVLDRVLGLQLQATPGLVLGLLLVKVVPPLLVGMAIHQLFPRAAEVLAVWANRLFNVLLVAVAVLVLVRAPPRVRELGVATVLALVALVSASAFLGHWAGGPRLEDRKAVALAAALAPPALTMTIIVQSYPRLQALDVASVVGAIVLVRLLALIPYKAWAKRQGRPELPAGSVPT; encoded by the coding sequence ATGCTGAGGTCCATCATCGTCCTCGTGCTGTCCAACATCATCGTCCTGTTCATGTTCTCCGCCGGGCTGGCGGCACGCCCGCGGGAGCTGCGGCAGGTGCTGCGGCGCCCGGCTCTCTACGGGCGGGCCCTGGCCGTGGTGCTGGTGGCGGTGCCGCTCGTGGCGTACGCGCTGGTCCGGCTGCTCAGGCTTCCTCCGGAGGCAGCGGGCGCCATCGCGCTCACCGCCATCTGCCCCGGCGCGCCCCTGGTGGTGAGACAGGCGAAGGCCCTGAACGCGAGCGTCCCCACGGCGCTCAACCTGCTGCTGCTGCTGGTGCTGTGCACCCTGGTCACAGTGCCCCTCTGGGTCTCGGTCCTGGACCGCGTGCTGGGGCTCCAGCTCCAGGCCACGCCCGGCCTGGTGCTGGGCCTCCTGCTGGTGAAGGTCGTCCCGCCGCTGCTGGTGGGGATGGCCATCCACCAGCTGTTTCCCCGCGCGGCGGAGGTGCTGGCCGTGTGGGCCAACCGCCTGTTCAACGTGCTCCTGGTGGCAGTCGCAGTGCTCGTCCTCGTCCGGGCGCCTCCCCGCGTGCGGGAGCTCGGGGTGGCCACGGTGCTGGCGCTGGTGGCGCTCGTGTCCGCCTCGGCCTTCCTGGGGCACTGGGCGGGCGGACCCCGGCTCGAGGACCGCAAGGCCGTGGCCCTGGCCGCCGCCCTCGCGCCCCCGGCGCTGACGATGACCATCATCGTCCAGAGCTACCCGCGCCTGCAGGCGCTGGACGTGGCGTCGGTGGTGGGCGCCATCGTCCTGGTCCGGCTGCTCGCGCTGATTCCCTACAAGGCCTGGGCGAAGCGGCAGGGCCGGCCGGAGCTGCCCGCCGGCAGCGTCCCCACCTGA
- a CDS encoding formylglycine-generating enzyme family protein, protein MSTHFRDEAVSREPEPPAADAPFPDMVWIPGGTYWRGSDHHYPEEAPAHQVTVSGFWMDRFTVTNMQFARFVDATRYVTVAERPLNPADYPGARPELLVPGSLVFRKAPGPVDLRDISHWWAYVPGACWRHPEGPGSHLKGRGRHPVVHLAYEDAEAYAKWAGKALPTEAEWEKAARGGMDRKEFCWGDELTPGGKHLANTWQGEFPWQNLREDDFEGTCPVGSFPPNGYGLHEMAGNVWEWTTDWFQARHTGNKGKACCIPVNPRGPPQPDGSRDPGLPAVNIPRRVLKGGSHLCAPNYCRRYRPAARSPQPVDSGASHIGFRCIVRPAAS, encoded by the coding sequence ATGAGCACCCACTTCAGAGATGAGGCCGTGAGCCGTGAGCCGGAGCCCCCGGCCGCAGACGCGCCCTTCCCGGACATGGTGTGGATTCCCGGCGGCACCTACTGGAGGGGCTCGGACCACCACTACCCCGAGGAGGCGCCCGCCCACCAGGTGACGGTCTCCGGCTTCTGGATGGACCGCTTCACCGTGACGAACATGCAGTTCGCCCGCTTCGTGGACGCCACCCGCTATGTCACCGTGGCCGAGCGCCCGCTGAACCCCGCGGACTACCCCGGCGCGCGCCCGGAGCTGCTGGTGCCCGGCTCGCTCGTCTTCCGCAAGGCCCCCGGCCCCGTGGACCTGCGGGACATCTCCCACTGGTGGGCCTACGTGCCGGGCGCGTGCTGGAGGCACCCGGAGGGGCCCGGCAGCCACCTCAAGGGCCGCGGCAGGCACCCCGTGGTGCACCTCGCCTACGAGGACGCGGAGGCCTATGCGAAGTGGGCCGGCAAGGCGCTGCCCACCGAGGCCGAGTGGGAGAAGGCCGCGCGAGGCGGGATGGACCGCAAGGAGTTCTGCTGGGGGGACGAGCTCACTCCCGGCGGCAAGCACCTGGCCAACACCTGGCAGGGCGAGTTCCCCTGGCAGAACCTGCGCGAGGACGACTTCGAGGGCACCTGCCCCGTGGGCAGCTTCCCACCCAACGGCTACGGCCTGCACGAGATGGCGGGCAACGTGTGGGAGTGGACCACGGACTGGTTCCAGGCGCGCCACACCGGCAACAAGGGCAAGGCGTGCTGCATCCCCGTCAACCCGCGCGGCCCTCCCCAGCCGGACGGCAGTCGAGACCCCGGCCTGCCGGCGGTGAACATCCCCCGCCGGGTGCTCAAGGGCGGCAGCCACCTGTGCGCACCCAACTACTGCAGGCGCTACCGCCCGGCCGCGCGCTCCCCCCAGCCCGTGGACAGCGGCGCCAGCCACATCGGCTTCCGCTGCATCGTGCGCCCCGCGGCCTCGTGA
- a CDS encoding DUF2092 domain-containing protein, which produces MAGRCGSRNPGGRWGLALALLATAAPALGHAQQARAPREQAAQVDPRADRLLRQMSDFLAAERDFTVRTEGTLDVVLESGQKVQVHRAGDVRMQRPDRLRVDREGDLAGLQLYYDGRQLTVYGERSNAYATTPAPATVDATLDVAAERLGLEAPGADLLRGNPYAALTEDVCSGTYLGRAVVDGVPVHHLAFRNSEGVDWELWVEDGPRPLPRKYVITSRDLPGSPQYSVNLSDWNLSPRLTQDTFRFVPPPDAMRASFLAPGALDAQPQGGAK; this is translated from the coding sequence ATGGCAGGCAGATGTGGCTCACGAAACCCGGGCGGGAGGTGGGGGCTCGCACTCGCCCTCCTCGCGACGGCAGCCCCGGCACTCGGCCATGCGCAGCAGGCGCGAGCACCCAGGGAGCAGGCCGCGCAGGTCGACCCGCGGGCCGACCGGCTCCTGCGCCAGATGAGCGACTTCCTCGCCGCCGAGCGCGACTTCACCGTCCGCACCGAGGGGACGCTGGATGTCGTGCTCGAGTCGGGCCAGAAGGTCCAGGTCCACCGCGCGGGGGACGTGCGCATGCAGCGGCCGGACCGGCTCCGCGTGGACCGCGAGGGGGACCTGGCCGGGCTCCAGCTCTACTACGACGGCCGGCAGCTCACCGTCTACGGCGAGCGCAGCAACGCCTATGCGACGACGCCGGCGCCGGCCACCGTGGACGCCACCCTCGACGTGGCCGCGGAGCGGCTCGGCCTGGAGGCGCCGGGCGCGGACCTGCTTCGCGGCAACCCCTACGCCGCCCTCACCGAGGACGTGTGCTCCGGGACCTATCTGGGACGCGCCGTGGTGGACGGCGTGCCCGTGCACCATCTCGCGTTCCGCAACAGCGAGGGGGTGGACTGGGAGCTCTGGGTCGAGGACGGCCCGCGGCCCCTGCCGCGCAAGTACGTCATCACCTCCAGGGACCTGCCCGGCAGCCCGCAGTACTCCGTGAACCTGTCCGACTGGAACCTGTCGCCCCGGCTCACCCAGGACACGTTCCGCTTCGTACCCCCTCCCGACGCGATGCGGGCGTCGTTCCTCGCTCCGGGCGCGTTGGATGCGCAGCCGCAGGGAGGTGCGAAATGA
- a CDS encoding arylsulfatase — MAKKQATKQPNILIIWGDDIGWFNPSCYHQGAMGYRTPNIDRIAAEGARFTDWYGQQSCTAGRAAFITGQSPIRTGLTKVGLPGAKLGLQAEDPTIADLLKPLGYVTGQFGKNHLGDRDEFIPTAHGFDEFFGNLYHLNAEEEPEDADYPKDPAFRKRFGPRGVLHSWANPDGTQRIEDTGPLTKKRMETVDDEFLSATTDFMERATAADKPFFIWFNSTRMHIFTHLRKESRGKTGLGLYPDGMVEHDGHVGQLLAKLDELGITDNTIVMYSTDNGAEVMSWPDGGSTPFRGEKDTNYEGGWRVPCVIRWPGVIEPGTLSNEMFSHTDMLPTLLAAAGEPDIVEKLKKGHKAGNKTFKVHIDGYNLLPFLKGEVKENPRRAFFYWSDDGDLMALRFSVWKVHFLEQRAHGLGVWRESFAELRAPKIFNLRSDPFERGDVDASMYYDRWMAEHAYMLVPAQALVGMFLKTFDEFPPRQTPASFSISQALEKARERQQKLATAAPPEEEVAPAVSEEQPAVH; from the coding sequence ATGGCGAAGAAGCAGGCGACGAAGCAACCGAACATCCTCATCATCTGGGGAGACGACATCGGCTGGTTCAACCCGAGCTGCTACCACCAGGGGGCGATGGGTTACCGCACGCCGAACATCGACCGCATTGCCGCCGAGGGTGCGCGGTTCACAGACTGGTACGGGCAGCAGAGCTGCACGGCGGGACGTGCCGCCTTCATCACCGGCCAGTCGCCGATCCGCACGGGCCTCACCAAGGTGGGACTGCCGGGCGCGAAGCTGGGCCTCCAGGCTGAAGACCCGACCATCGCCGACCTGCTCAAGCCCCTGGGCTATGTCACCGGCCAGTTCGGCAAGAACCACCTCGGGGACCGCGACGAGTTCATCCCCACCGCGCACGGCTTCGACGAGTTCTTCGGAAACCTCTACCACCTCAATGCCGAGGAGGAGCCCGAGGACGCGGACTACCCCAAGGACCCGGCCTTCCGGAAGCGCTTCGGGCCGCGCGGGGTGCTGCACTCCTGGGCCAATCCCGACGGCACGCAGCGAATCGAGGACACCGGCCCGCTCACGAAGAAGCGGATGGAGACGGTGGACGATGAGTTCCTCTCGGCGACCACCGACTTCATGGAGCGCGCCACCGCCGCGGACAAGCCCTTCTTCATCTGGTTCAACTCCACCCGCATGCACATCTTCACGCACCTGCGGAAGGAGTCGCGGGGGAAGACGGGCCTGGGGCTTTACCCGGACGGCATGGTCGAGCACGACGGCCACGTCGGCCAGCTGCTCGCCAAGCTCGATGAGCTGGGCATCACCGACAACACCATCGTGATGTACTCGACCGACAACGGCGCCGAGGTGATGAGCTGGCCCGACGGCGGCAGCACCCCGTTCCGCGGCGAGAAGGACACCAACTACGAGGGCGGCTGGCGCGTGCCCTGCGTCATCCGCTGGCCAGGAGTCATCGAGCCGGGGACGCTCTCGAACGAGATGTTCTCGCACACCGACATGCTGCCCACGCTGCTCGCGGCCGCCGGGGAGCCCGACATCGTCGAGAAGCTCAAGAAGGGCCACAAGGCCGGGAACAAGACGTTCAAGGTCCACATCGACGGCTACAACCTCCTGCCCTTCCTCAAGGGCGAGGTGAAGGAGAACCCGCGCCGCGCCTTCTTCTACTGGAGCGATGACGGCGACCTGATGGCGCTGCGCTTCAGCGTGTGGAAGGTCCACTTCCTCGAACAGCGCGCCCATGGCCTGGGCGTCTGGCGGGAGAGCTTCGCGGAGCTGCGCGCCCCGAAGATCTTCAACCTCCGGAGCGACCCCTTCGAGCGGGGCGATGTCGACGCATCCATGTACTACGACCGGTGGATGGCCGAGCACGCGTACATGCTGGTCCCCGCGCAGGCCCTCGTCGGCATGTTCCTGAAGACCTTCGATGAGTTCCCTCCACGCCAGACGCCCGCGAGCTTCAGCATCAGCCAGGCGCTGGAGAAGGCACGCGAGAGGCAGCAGAAGCTGGCCACAGCCGCTCCGCCCGAGGAGGAGGTCGCTCCGGCCGTGAGCGAGGAGCAGCCCGCGGTCCATTGA
- a CDS encoding SulP family inorganic anion transporter produces the protein MQVWAAVRRAVPGLQQFRGYQRQWFQADLLSALTIGAMLLPQGLAYAQIVGVRPAAGLYAGVAGMLAYALFGPSRHLIVGPEAGAAIITASALGLVAAGADPARHASLAALLALMVGVLSLLGGLLKAGALADLLSKPILVGYINGAALIIIGSQLARLFGLERKADSFAGQVYEVGAGLSRAHVPTVLLGLGAIAVLVLLRQVLPRAPGPLVLVVLTTVAGELFQLAHGGVKVVGAISAAPPALGLPSVGFGDVRALLPAAFSLTLVNYASSVLTGRIFADRFRYRLDSNQEFLGQAAGNLVNAFTQGFPVTGSDSRTAVNATMGGRTQLVGVLASVVVLVFALFLTPLLRSLPMVALAAIVIVAAVYLMDVRSILGLWRVRPVEAVLAVVTLVGVLVLGILQGILIAVALALGDLVRRAARPHDAVLGRREGMLGYHDIERYADSETMPGLIIYRFDAPLFFANARHLREEARGLVASARAPVRWFVLDASAVFDLDVTAAEGLEKLRREFEEEGVTLVIAEARAPLRRLLRRTGLAERLGPEHLHPTVEAAVAAFLEGRGGAAGPPPRDVPPPPPTVH, from the coding sequence ATGCAGGTGTGGGCGGCGGTGCGTCGTGCGGTTCCAGGATTGCAACAGTTTCGCGGATACCAGAGACAGTGGTTCCAGGCGGACCTGCTCTCCGCGCTCACCATTGGCGCGATGCTCCTCCCCCAGGGGCTCGCGTATGCGCAGATTGTCGGGGTGCGTCCGGCGGCGGGACTGTACGCGGGCGTCGCGGGGATGCTGGCCTATGCGCTGTTCGGCCCCTCGCGGCACCTCATCGTCGGGCCCGAAGCGGGGGCCGCCATCATCACCGCCTCGGCCCTGGGCCTGGTGGCGGCGGGAGCAGACCCGGCGCGCCATGCGTCCCTGGCGGCGCTGCTCGCGCTGATGGTGGGTGTGCTCAGCCTGCTCGGGGGCCTGCTCAAGGCGGGCGCGCTCGCGGACCTGCTGTCCAAGCCCATCCTGGTGGGCTACATCAACGGCGCGGCCCTCATCATCATCGGCAGCCAGCTGGCGCGGCTGTTCGGGCTGGAGCGCAAGGCCGACAGCTTCGCGGGGCAGGTGTACGAGGTGGGCGCGGGCCTCTCGCGGGCCCACGTCCCGACGGTGCTGCTGGGGCTGGGCGCCATCGCGGTGCTGGTGCTGCTACGGCAGGTGCTGCCCCGGGCGCCAGGCCCGCTCGTCCTGGTGGTGCTCACCACGGTGGCGGGAGAGCTGTTCCAGCTCGCGCATGGCGGCGTCAAGGTGGTGGGCGCCATCTCCGCGGCGCCTCCGGCCCTCGGGCTGCCGTCCGTGGGCTTCGGGGACGTGCGGGCCCTGCTGCCGGCCGCCTTCAGCCTGACGCTCGTCAACTACGCCAGCTCTGTGCTCACGGGCCGCATCTTCGCCGACAGGTTCCGCTACCGGCTGGACAGCAACCAGGAGTTTCTCGGGCAGGCCGCCGGCAACCTGGTCAACGCCTTCACCCAGGGCTTCCCGGTGACGGGCAGCGACTCCCGCACCGCCGTCAACGCGACCATGGGCGGCCGCACGCAGCTGGTGGGGGTGCTGGCCTCGGTGGTGGTGCTCGTCTTCGCGCTGTTCCTCACGCCGCTCTTGCGCAGCCTGCCCATGGTGGCGCTGGCGGCCATCGTCATCGTGGCGGCCGTGTATCTGATGGACGTGCGCTCCATCCTCGGGCTGTGGCGCGTGCGGCCCGTGGAGGCGGTGCTGGCGGTGGTGACGCTGGTGGGCGTGCTGGTGCTGGGCATCCTCCAGGGCATCCTCATCGCGGTGGCGCTGGCGCTGGGAGACCTCGTCCGGCGAGCCGCCCGGCCGCACGACGCGGTGCTCGGCAGGAGGGAGGGGATGCTCGGCTACCACGACATCGAGCGGTATGCGGACTCCGAGACGATGCCCGGCCTCATCATCTACCGCTTCGACGCGCCCCTCTTCTTCGCCAACGCGCGCCACCTGCGCGAGGAGGCCCGCGGCCTGGTGGCCAGCGCGCGCGCTCCGGTGCGGTGGTTCGTGCTGGATGCGTCCGCCGTGTTCGACCTGGACGTCACCGCGGCGGAGGGACTGGAGAAGCTGCGGCGGGAGTTCGAGGAGGAAGGGGTGACGCTGGTCATCGCCGAGGCCCGTGCGCCGCTGCGCCGGCTGCTGCGGCGCACGGGGTTGGCGGAGCGGCTGGGGCCGGAGCATCTCCACCCGACGGTGGAGGCGGCGGTGGCGGCCTTCCTGGAGGGACGGGGTGGGGCCGCCGGACCGCCGCCCCGCGACGTCCCGCCCCCGCCTCCCACGGTGCATTGA
- a CDS encoding peptidoglycan recognition protein family protein: MSVRLPPASTTSRTAPAEVMRAAAPALTAPPAGLRKGDTGPKVKQLQDAFVKLGYMTRAQVNTGYGTFGPKTEAAVKKFQADKKLPTTGFYGDLTHAALKKALSSGGKPPVGNPPPTSGGKFPKPPVISAPSPNYNDRGGKDIDTIVLHHTASNNGAGDLAWMRNPKSQVSAHYMVDRDGKIYQLVGDDKRAWHAGKSELHGVPTDVNSRSIGIELVNDGSGKTPFTEAQYKALTQLTGHLKQKYNVPMKNVVGHADVAVPKGRKNDPAPNFDWNRLRKGIS; this comes from the coding sequence ATGAGCGTCCGCCTTCCCCCTGCGTCCACGACGTCTCGCACCGCGCCGGCAGAGGTCATGCGCGCCGCCGCGCCCGCGCTCACCGCGCCGCCCGCGGGCCTGCGAAAGGGCGACACGGGGCCCAAGGTGAAGCAGCTCCAGGACGCGTTCGTGAAGCTGGGCTACATGACGCGGGCCCAGGTCAACACCGGCTACGGCACCTTCGGCCCCAAGACGGAAGCGGCCGTGAAGAAGTTCCAGGCCGACAAGAAGCTGCCCACCACCGGCTTCTACGGCGACCTGACCCACGCGGCGCTCAAGAAGGCGCTCTCCAGCGGCGGGAAGCCGCCCGTGGGGAATCCTCCGCCGACCTCGGGTGGCAAGTTCCCCAAGCCGCCCGTCATCAGCGCGCCCTCGCCCAACTACAACGACCGAGGCGGCAAGGACATCGACACCATCGTCCTTCACCACACCGCGTCCAACAACGGCGCTGGCGACCTGGCGTGGATGCGCAATCCCAAGAGCCAGGTGTCCGCGCACTACATGGTGGACCGCGACGGGAAGATCTACCAGCTCGTCGGGGACGACAAGCGCGCGTGGCACGCGGGCAAGAGCGAGCTGCATGGCGTGCCCACCGACGTGAACAGCCGCTCCATCGGCATCGAGCTGGTGAATGACGGCAGCGGCAAGACGCCCTTCACCGAGGCGCAGTACAAGGCCCTCACCCAGCTGACCGGCCACCTGAAGCAGAAGTACAACGTGCCCATGAAGAACGTCGTCGGCCACGCCGACGTCGCGGTGCCCAAGGGCCGCAAGAACGACCCGGCGCCCAACTTCGACTGGAACCGGCTGCGCAAGGGCATCTCCTGA